A region of Saccharomyces kudriavzevii IFO 1802 strain IFO1802 genome assembly, chromosome: 14 DNA encodes the following proteins:
- the SKDI14G0010 gene encoding SRP1/TIP1 family protein, which produces MVKLTSIAAGVAALAAGASATTTLAQSDERVNLVELGVYVSDIRAHLAQYYLFQAAHPTETYPVEVAQAVFNYGDFTTMLTGIAPDQVTRMITGVPWYSTRLRPAISSALSADGIYTIAN; this is translated from the coding sequence atggtcaaattaacttcaatcgctgctggtgtcgccgCTCTAGCTGCTGGTGCCtctgccaccaccaccTTAGCTCAATCCGACGAAAgagtcaacttggttgaattgggtgtctacgtctctgatatcagagctcacttggcccaatactacttgttccaagccgCTCACCCAACTGAAACCTACCCAGTCGAAGTCGCTCAAGCTGTTTTCAACTACGGTGACTTCACCACGATGTTGACCGGTATTGCTCCAGACCAAGTgaccagaatgatcactGGTGTCCCATGGTACTCTACCAGATTGAGACCAGCCATCTCCAGTGCTCTATCTGCAGACGGTATCTACACCATCGCCAACTAG